The proteins below are encoded in one region of Paraflavitalea devenefica:
- a CDS encoding transglutaminase domain-containing protein, with amino-acid sequence MLKRLCYYLILLFPVASLCQQRYPDSVEAVLRQSNGHRAELEKAIDHFKRSGDSLQLKAIYFLVSNMDAHYSASYYWVDSLGRKVAYNELDYPDFAASIQAFEALKRQHKKLSPRPVVYRDIDTIQAAFLIDNVERAFASWRANSIGHISFTDFCEYVLPYRMSFEPLQNWRGLYSSRFKNLYPAQPNGITDTLCLDIGNDIKKWFTNVYGIEQKKEPLPRLGAMQLLHRKKGACEDIADLTGLILRANGYAASIDYIPAWSTASGLHFLNYTYPTIAVKNHFDAAEASFVDTLSREPAKVIRTTYSRQKNVAASFADTSQIPEGFMRLKNYKDVTPEYWVTQDIAARLFALKGMRTSLAFAAVWNYFQWRPVWWGRINNNSTVFSNMSRGAIYLPMYYVKGQLVPAGWPIAAGYDNTLVLQPDTLHTRTIRIKEQNPYLLFRTGKKYTLYWWGGKWRKAGTRVASADTKEFEFPAIPMNALLLLVPEYSQKKERPFIVTATGERRWF; translated from the coding sequence ATGTTGAAAAGATTGTGTTATTACCTGATCCTGTTGTTCCCCGTGGCTTCCCTGTGCCAGCAACGCTATCCCGACAGCGTAGAAGCCGTATTGCGGCAATCGAACGGGCACAGGGCCGAACTGGAAAAGGCGATTGATCATTTCAAACGTTCAGGCGATTCCCTGCAATTGAAAGCTATTTATTTCCTGGTGAGCAATATGGATGCCCATTATTCGGCCAGTTACTATTGGGTAGACAGCCTGGGCCGTAAGGTGGCCTACAATGAGCTGGACTACCCGGATTTTGCGGCTTCCATACAGGCATTCGAAGCGCTTAAGCGGCAACATAAAAAGTTATCTCCCCGGCCTGTGGTATACCGGGATATTGATACGATACAAGCTGCTTTTTTAATTGACAATGTGGAGCGGGCTTTTGCAAGCTGGCGCGCCAACAGCATAGGCCATATTTCCTTCACCGATTTCTGCGAGTATGTATTACCCTACCGCATGAGCTTTGAACCCCTGCAAAACTGGCGCGGTCTTTATAGCAGCCGGTTCAAAAACCTGTACCCTGCGCAGCCCAACGGCATTACCGACACACTTTGCCTGGATATTGGTAACGATATTAAAAAATGGTTCACGAATGTATATGGCATTGAACAAAAGAAAGAGCCTTTGCCAAGATTAGGGGCCATGCAGTTACTGCACCGGAAGAAAGGAGCCTGCGAAGATATTGCAGACCTGACAGGCCTGATATTAAGGGCCAATGGTTATGCGGCCAGCATAGATTATATACCGGCCTGGTCAACCGCCAGCGGGTTGCATTTTCTGAATTATACGTATCCTACGATTGCTGTAAAGAACCATTTTGATGCTGCCGAAGCAAGTTTTGTAGACACCTTAAGCAGGGAGCCCGCCAAGGTGATCCGCACCACTTATTCCCGCCAAAAAAATGTGGCCGCCAGCTTTGCCGATACTTCCCAGATACCGGAAGGTTTTATGCGGCTAAAGAATTATAAGGACGTAACACCCGAATACTGGGTTACGCAGGATATAGCCGCCAGGCTGTTTGCCCTGAAGGGTATGCGGACATCACTGGCCTTTGCAGCGGTATGGAATTATTTCCAATGGCGGCCGGTATGGTGGGGCCGGATCAATAATAACAGTACGGTATTCAGCAATATGTCGCGCGGGGCCATTTACCTGCCGATGTATTATGTGAAAGGTCAACTGGTGCCGGCCGGCTGGCCTATTGCTGCCGGTTATGATAATACCCTGGTGCTGCAGCCCGACACCCTGCATACCCGTACCATCCGTATTAAGGAGCAAAACCCCTATTTGTTGTTCCGTACCGGTAAAAAGTATACGCTGTACTGGTGGGGAGGCAAATGGAGAAAGGCAGGCACGCGGGTAGCCAGCGCCGATACAAAGGAGTTTGAGTTTCCGGCTATCCCCATGAATGCACTGTTGTTGCTGGTACCGGAGTATTCACAAAAGAAAGAACGTCCGTTCATTGTTACTGCCACCGGCGAAAGACGATGGTTTTAA
- a CDS encoding O-antigen ligase family protein — translation MKKSMSYKSYLFALITAIVPALALITIPLYGPASLSAYFFLQIAIALLLLGWGLLALPNNITPAVNRLPLPVLFFAGWLLVLLLQGLLTRQAVPLRVELCVGLGLFLLVTWLLVENKGLAVRPLIVFIAATAGLQSLTCLLQGARVLPSLHPFFPVTGTWVNPNVTAMYLAICVPLLLYMIWTMPGKGYKLFGWATLLCITAALILLQCRTAFIGAVLAAGYFFWHRKPAARYAYIPVLKKLPRWSLAVVIILLCGGLLAALVATKSRSSYSRLLIWKLSGSMVAERPFAGYGTGLFEKEYNSRQAAYFSRNQGTAIEKEVAGFVNMPYNEYLEQLIEGGLPKLLLWIAFLVSLFLINKSGVPEAPRGDASRARPPDNELLLPAKAGVLCFAVMGLFNFTLMALPAACMLMIYAGIIAAQPTTLSVPLRGIAKLHRYRPAALLIGIAGGCMLYYTRAEMTDYSANRKATSLIKKKQYAQALSLLQAKQVELPQSAAYALNKATAWQALGHTDSAIGVLQNALHYSSDPALLTQLGRAYKDRQRFTEAEAVFKQLHYMEPARLTPLYELMLLYQLCGRPKESAATAAIILQQPARIENSSSKAIKKEAALLLTHLNHP, via the coding sequence ATGAAAAAGAGTATGTCGTACAAGTCTTACTTGTTTGCACTCATTACTGCTATTGTACCTGCTCTTGCCTTAATTACTATCCCTTTATATGGTCCTGCTTCGCTCTCCGCTTATTTTTTCCTGCAAATAGCCATTGCCCTGTTACTGTTAGGATGGGGCCTGCTGGCCTTACCAAACAATATAACTCCGGCAGTGAACCGCCTTCCACTCCCGGTGTTGTTTTTCGCTGGCTGGTTGTTAGTGCTGCTGTTGCAGGGATTACTGACCAGGCAGGCAGTTCCCCTGCGCGTGGAGTTGTGCGTGGGCCTGGGCCTGTTTTTATTGGTTACCTGGCTGCTTGTTGAAAACAAGGGCCTGGCTGTACGGCCATTGATTGTATTCATAGCGGCCACAGCCGGCCTGCAATCACTGACCTGCCTGCTGCAAGGCGCCCGTGTTCTCCCCTCCTTACATCCTTTTTTCCCGGTAACCGGTACCTGGGTAAATCCGAATGTTACCGCTATGTACCTGGCGATATGTGTACCCCTGTTATTGTATATGATATGGACTATGCCGGGAAAAGGATACAAACTATTCGGATGGGCCACTTTATTGTGTATAACCGCAGCGCTTATACTGCTGCAATGCCGTACCGCCTTTATTGGCGCCGTCCTTGCTGCCGGTTATTTTTTCTGGCACCGCAAGCCGGCAGCACGTTATGCCTATATACCAGTGCTTAAAAAATTGCCCAGGTGGAGCCTGGCAGTAGTCATCATCTTACTATGCGGCGGGCTACTGGCAGCACTGGTAGCTACTAAGTCGAGGTCGTCTTACAGCAGGCTGCTGATCTGGAAACTATCGGGTTCGATGGTAGCCGAAAGACCGTTTGCCGGTTATGGCACCGGGCTGTTTGAAAAAGAATATAATTCCCGGCAGGCAGCCTATTTTTCCCGTAACCAGGGTACAGCCATTGAAAAGGAGGTGGCCGGCTTTGTGAACATGCCTTATAATGAATACCTGGAACAGCTTATAGAAGGCGGCCTGCCGAAGTTACTGTTATGGATAGCCTTCCTGGTATCGCTGTTTCTTATTAACAAATCAGGTGTTCCGGAAGCACCGCGCGGTGATGCCTCCCGGGCCAGGCCGCCCGATAATGAATTGCTGCTGCCGGCAAAGGCAGGCGTCCTTTGTTTTGCCGTGATGGGCCTGTTCAATTTTACCCTGATGGCGTTGCCTGCCGCCTGTATGCTTATGATTTATGCCGGCATTATAGCGGCACAGCCCACTACCCTTTCGGTACCGCTGCGCGGCATCGCCAAACTGCACCGGTACCGGCCAGCGGCCTTATTGATAGGGATAGCCGGCGGCTGTATGCTGTATTATACCCGTGCTGAAATGACCGACTATAGCGCTAACCGGAAAGCCACCAGCCTTATCAAAAAGAAGCAATACGCCCAGGCCCTTTCGCTGCTGCAGGCGAAACAGGTGGAATTACCTCAGTCGGCCGCTTATGCCCTGAATAAGGCTACTGCCTGGCAGGCACTGGGCCATACAGATAGTGCGATCGGGGTGCTGCAAAACGCCCTTCACTATTCATCCGATCCGGCTTTACTGACCCAATTGGGACGGGCCTATAAAGACAGGCAGCGATTTACAGAAGCAGAAGCCGTATTTAAGCAATTGCATTATATGGAACCTGCCCGGCTGACGCCTTTGTATGAGCTGATGCTTTTGTACCAGTTGTGCGGCCGCCCGAAAGAGAGCGCCGCAACAGCGGCTATTATCCTGCAACAGCCGGCAAGGATAGAGAACAGCAGCAGCAAGGCCATTAAAAAAGAGGCAGCGTTATTGTTAACCCATCTAAACCATCCCTAA